The segment TTTAAGATTATAGAAGTGTCTAAGCCTCCCGAATATGCTAATACTATTTTTTTGATTTTATTTTCCACTTGCAAAACCTTAATTTTACTGAAAATATATATAGTAAAGCAACGCAATAGTCAAAATGAATAGCATAGAAATTAAAAATATTACTAAGCTAGATAATTTATTCGAAACTTATCCCTTATACAAGATCATGTATCCAGATGAAAATGAACAAATATTTAAAAATAATTTAAAATGGATGTTTGAGCATAACATAGAATTTATTTGCGCCACGGACAATCAAAATATCATTGCTGTTTGTGCCTATTGGCTTGGGGTTAGGTTGCATAGTGGCAAATATTTGCAGATAGACAGCTTAATTGTGCAACCCGAATATCGTGCGCAAAAAATTGGACAAAAGTTAATAAATTTTATAGAAAATATTGCACGAAAGGAAAAGGCCAAATATTATGTGCTTGATACTTACAGCGAAAATAACAAAGCATTAAAATTATACAGTAAAAATAATTTTGCTATTAAAGGCTTTCACCTAATGAAATTACTATGATTAACCTCAAAACATACAAGCATATATTTAACGCTAAAGGAGCACTACAATTATTAGGTGAGCTATATCAGGATAAAAACCAAGAAGAGCTAAAAAAAGCTATATATAGCTTAAAAAAACAAAAAGATTTTCATTTATTAATAGCTTATCAACAAAATGAGGCTGTAGCTATC is part of the Alphaproteobacteria bacterium genome and harbors:
- a CDS encoding GNAT family N-acetyltransferase; protein product: MNSIEIKNITKLDNLFETYPLYKIMYPDENEQIFKNNLKWMFEHNIEFICATDNQNIIAVCAYWLGVRLHSGKYLQIDSLIVQPEYRAQKIGQKLINFIENIARKEKAKYYVLDTYSENNKALKLYSKNNFAIKGFHLMKLL